One genomic segment of Helianthus annuus cultivar XRQ/B chromosome 14, HanXRQr2.0-SUNRISE, whole genome shotgun sequence includes these proteins:
- the LOC110904678 gene encoding putative F-box/LRR-repeat protein 23 isoform X2, producing MVPSKLNLKQEKRNWLDLPSDVTANILNRIGMVDILENAQKVCTAWRKICKDPAMWRVINMNDLRGAIAEVSADKMCKHAVDRSQGQLVDITIVSTYDAELHLYVADRTSELRRLEMAHLFFFGKLTTVALMKYPLLEELNLYEIRISKEEIETVGRYCPMLKTLKVNKRGYEGSLTRYNEIAIAIGQNLPGIRHLELIGNKMTNVGLRVILDNCHHLETLDLRECLYIDLEGDLGKQCSKQIKYLKLPNDSLEDYPYIYLTESEYFNDDYYYVDAYEVST from the exons ATGGTGCCATCAAAATTGAATCTGAAGCAAGAAAAAAGGAACTGGTTGGATCTCCCATCCGATGTTACGGCCAATATACTTAACAGAATTGGTATGGTTGACATACTTGAGAACGCGCAGAAAGTGTGCACTGCTTGGCGTAAGATTTGCAAGGACCCTGCTATGTGGAGGGTCATCAATATGAACGACTTACGGGGAGCAATTGCAGAAGTCTCAGCTGATAAAATGTGTAAGCATGCCGTGGATAGAAGCCAAGGCCAGTTAGTTGATATCACCATTGTTTCTACTTATGATGCTGAACTTCATCTATATGTTGCTGATAG AACAAGTGAGCTCAGACGGCTTGAAATGGCACATCTATTTTTCTTTGGAAAGTTGACTACAGTTGCTTTGATGAAATATCCGTTGTTGGAGGAACTAAACCTTTACGAGATAAGAATCTCAAAAGAAGAGATTGAAACTGTTGGCCGTTATTGCCCCATGCTAAAAACACTCAAAGTGAATAAAAGAGGATATGAAGGGTCTTTAACGAGATATAATGAGATAGCCATAGCTATTGGACAAAACCTGCCTGGGATAAGGCACCTTGAACTCATTGGAAACAAGATGACGAATGTTGGGTTGCGTGTGATTCTCGATAACTGTCATCACCTTGAAACACTTGACTTGCGTGAATGCTTGTACATTGACCTTGAGGGAGATCTAGGGAAACAATGCTCTAAACAGATTAAATATCTAAAACTTCCCAATGATTCTCTTGAAGACTACCCTTACATTTATTTAACAGAGAGCGAGTATTTTAACGATGACTATTACTATGTTGATGCCTATGAAGTTTCTACATAG
- the LOC110904678 gene encoding putative F-box/LRR-repeat protein 23 isoform X1, which produces MMVPSKLNLKQEKRNWLDLPSDVTANILNRIGMVDILENAQKVCTAWRKICKDPAMWRVINMNDLRGAIAEVSADKMCKHAVDRSQGQLVDITIVSTYDAELHLYVADRTSELRRLEMAHLFFFGKLTTVALMKYPLLEELNLYEIRISKEEIETVGRYCPMLKTLKVNKRGYEGSLTRYNEIAIAIGQNLPGIRHLELIGNKMTNVGLRVILDNCHHLETLDLRECLYIDLEGDLGKQCSKQIKYLKLPNDSLEDYPYIYLTESEYFNDDYYYVDAYEVST; this is translated from the exons A TGATGGTGCCATCAAAATTGAATCTGAAGCAAGAAAAAAGGAACTGGTTGGATCTCCCATCCGATGTTACGGCCAATATACTTAACAGAATTGGTATGGTTGACATACTTGAGAACGCGCAGAAAGTGTGCACTGCTTGGCGTAAGATTTGCAAGGACCCTGCTATGTGGAGGGTCATCAATATGAACGACTTACGGGGAGCAATTGCAGAAGTCTCAGCTGATAAAATGTGTAAGCATGCCGTGGATAGAAGCCAAGGCCAGTTAGTTGATATCACCATTGTTTCTACTTATGATGCTGAACTTCATCTATATGTTGCTGATAG AACAAGTGAGCTCAGACGGCTTGAAATGGCACATCTATTTTTCTTTGGAAAGTTGACTACAGTTGCTTTGATGAAATATCCGTTGTTGGAGGAACTAAACCTTTACGAGATAAGAATCTCAAAAGAAGAGATTGAAACTGTTGGCCGTTATTGCCCCATGCTAAAAACACTCAAAGTGAATAAAAGAGGATATGAAGGGTCTTTAACGAGATATAATGAGATAGCCATAGCTATTGGACAAAACCTGCCTGGGATAAGGCACCTTGAACTCATTGGAAACAAGATGACGAATGTTGGGTTGCGTGTGATTCTCGATAACTGTCATCACCTTGAAACACTTGACTTGCGTGAATGCTTGTACATTGACCTTGAGGGAGATCTAGGGAAACAATGCTCTAAACAGATTAAATATCTAAAACTTCCCAATGATTCTCTTGAAGACTACCCTTACATTTATTTAACAGAGAGCGAGTATTTTAACGATGACTATTACTATGTTGATGCCTATGAAGTTTCTACATAG